In Calothrix sp. PCC 7507, one DNA window encodes the following:
- a CDS encoding Mov34/MPN/PAD-1 family protein: MTLRLSQEHLQTIRTHAETTYPEECCGLILGHLASQGKTAVEVIATENAWSAEDSLSSKKRRYAIAPQVMLQTQKAARDRSLNIVGIYHSHPDYSAAPSEFDCKYAWPEYSYIIVSVQNGKSDILQSWILDEQHQFQPEPIENII; encoded by the coding sequence ATGACTCTCCGACTCAGCCAAGAACACTTGCAAACCATCCGCACCCACGCCGAAACTACATACCCTGAAGAATGCTGTGGCTTAATTTTAGGTCATTTGGCTAGTCAGGGCAAAACCGCAGTCGAAGTCATAGCCACAGAAAACGCTTGGAGTGCAGAAGACTCGTTGTCTAGTAAAAAGCGGCGATATGCGATCGCACCCCAAGTCATGTTACAAACACAAAAGGCAGCACGCGACAGATCCTTAAATATTGTCGGTATTTACCACTCCCATCCCGATTATTCTGCCGCACCCTCAGAATTCGACTGCAAGTATGCTTGGCCAGAATACTCGTATATAATAGTTTCCGTTCAAAACGGTAAATCTGATATCCTTCAAAGCTGGATTCTTGATGAACAGCATCAATTTCAACCAGAACCAATTGAAAACATAATTTAA
- a CDS encoding 2-phosphosulfolactate phosphatase family protein — protein MKLFVYHTPELTPIDQVPDCAIAVDVLRATSTMATVLAAGGEAVQVFSDLDQLLEVSEKWPPEHRLRAGERGGGKVAGFELGNSPLDCTPELVHGRRLFISTTNGTRALKRVQDAPIVLTAALINRAAVVQFLLEKQPETVWIVGSGWEGSFSLEDTVCAGAIAHSILQQTQLSPEELAGNDEVISAIALYSQWQNNLLGLLHQASHGQRLLRLECYEDLKYCSQTDILDVLPIQHEPGVLKSQPKV, from the coding sequence GTGAAGCTATTTGTTTATCACACACCGGAATTAACTCCCATAGATCAAGTCCCAGATTGTGCGATCGCAGTCGATGTACTGCGGGCTACTAGCACAATGGCTACAGTCTTGGCAGCTGGAGGCGAAGCTGTACAAGTCTTCAGCGATTTAGATCAACTCTTAGAAGTTAGCGAAAAATGGCCCCCGGAACATCGGCTGCGAGCCGGAGAACGCGGAGGTGGGAAAGTAGCTGGCTTTGAATTAGGTAACTCTCCTCTTGACTGCACACCAGAACTTGTGCATGGGCGGCGCTTGTTTATTAGTACCACCAATGGTACCCGGGCCTTAAAACGGGTACAGGACGCACCAATCGTCCTCACAGCAGCCTTAATTAATCGGGCTGCAGTAGTGCAATTTCTCCTAGAAAAGCAACCAGAGACTGTATGGATTGTGGGTTCAGGTTGGGAGGGGAGTTTTTCTCTAGAGGATACAGTTTGTGCAGGTGCGATCGCCCACAGCATTTTACAGCAAACTCAGTTATCACCAGAGGAATTAGCCGGCAATGATGAAGTAATTAGTGCGATCGCACTTTATTCTCAGTGGCAAAATAACTTGTTGGGGCTTTTACACCAAGCTAGCCACGGACAACGTTTATTACGTCTGGAATGCTATGAAGATTTAAAGTATTGTTCTCAAACTGATATTTTAGATGTTTTGCCCATACAGCACGAACCAGGAGTGTTAAAAAGTCAGCCTAAAGTATGA
- a CDS encoding DUF4336 domain-containing protein: protein MAHDQRAENTEYINQRDFSWPFWFTLPIYPYSKRRTIRQEVIKDTVWTFDQLQGILYVVVPIRMTVVKLESGGLLIYAPVAPTPECIRLVNELVTEHGNVKYIVLPTISGLEHKVFVGPFARCFPNAQIFVAPNQWSFPLNLPLSWLGLPPKRTQILPEDSSKAPFADEFDYAMLGPIDLGPGSFAEVVFLHRRSHTLLVTDTVLSVPADPPAIVQLDPYPLLFHAKDRVSDIVTDNQANRRQGWQRISLFALYFQPSELNIINLGQLFRDALKASERSFKAYFGLFPFQWQPNWQRSFDALRGDGRLFVAPILQTLILNRAPKETLDWATKVASWDFQWIIPCHFDSPIKAEPQQFRQAFSFLEKQPAVSAGLPEADFQLLKKIDTGLNKSGIVPPAKEKV from the coding sequence GTGGCTCATGATCAGCGTGCAGAAAATACAGAATATATCAATCAGAGGGATTTTTCCTGGCCTTTCTGGTTCACTTTACCAATTTACCCATACAGTAAGCGGCGGACAATTCGCCAGGAAGTAATTAAGGACACAGTCTGGACTTTTGATCAGTTGCAAGGCATCTTGTATGTTGTTGTGCCGATTCGCATGACAGTTGTCAAGTTAGAAAGCGGTGGACTCCTGATTTATGCACCAGTTGCACCGACTCCAGAATGTATCCGCCTAGTTAATGAGTTGGTGACAGAACATGGCAATGTTAAATACATCGTCTTGCCTACTATCTCTGGACTGGAACACAAAGTTTTTGTTGGCCCTTTTGCTAGATGCTTTCCCAATGCACAGATATTTGTCGCACCCAATCAATGGAGTTTCCCTTTAAATCTGCCATTGAGTTGGCTCGGCTTACCCCCCAAACGTACCCAAATACTTCCAGAAGATAGCAGCAAAGCACCCTTTGCTGATGAGTTTGATTACGCAATGCTGGGCCCTATTGACTTGGGGCCAGGTAGCTTTGCCGAAGTGGTATTTTTGCATAGGCGATCGCATACATTATTGGTGACAGACACGGTGCTTTCAGTACCAGCAGATCCGCCGGCGATCGTCCAATTAGATCCATACCCCTTACTATTCCACGCCAAGGATCGTGTCTCAGATATTGTGACAGACAATCAGGCCAACCGCCGTCAGGGATGGCAGCGGATTTCGCTGTTTGCTTTATACTTCCAACCCAGCGAACTCAACATCATCAACTTGGGTCAATTATTCCGTGATGCCCTGAAAGCATCAGAGCGATCGTTTAAAGCCTATTTTGGATTATTCCCCTTCCAATGGCAACCCAATTGGCAAAGGTCATTTGATGCACTGCGAGGTGATGGACGCTTGTTCGTCGCGCCGATTCTACAGACACTCATTCTTAACCGCGCACCCAAAGAAACCCTCGATTGGGCTACAAAAGTTGCAAGTTGGGATTTTCAGTGGATAATTCCTTGTCATTTTGACTCACCCATTAAAGCAGAGCCACAACAGTTTAGACAAGCATTCTCTTTTTTAGAAAAGCAACCTGCTGTGAGTGCGGGTTTACCCGAAGCAGACTTTCAATTACTCAAAAAAATCGATACAGGTTTAAATAAGAGTGGAATTGTCCCGCCGGCAAAAGAGAAGGTGTAG
- a CDS encoding RluA family pseudouridine synthase: MVVLHLLSDFINCNNSPINDSPPSYDYEGRCPQTGELLRLPRTHLAEAIASGLMLQLAKNDLYNCEGKMYGVLLVELPTGEQRVLKAFSGLLNGQSLVEGWVPSIPGRDEVASAEAYTLAELEAMKQELMTLKELPERQQYATLSREFEQQLQAMSDRHRDCKHQRQQQRQQICETLSPEALTIALEELDAVSRQQGIERRQFKRQRDLILQPLQQLIAAADARMLELKQRRKALSRQLQAQMHAAYSLMNFLGQSLSLQQLIPGGSIPTGTGDCCAIKLLHYAATHHLKPLAIAEFWWGTSSANQDKIQGEFYGACAERCQPLMGFLLSGLNRELGTALRLRSVPRDWGLGIAKGGDKYLRGEIPILYEDEWLIAVNKPPGLLSVPGRYCDRQDSVLSRLRCMLPDGANLTTVHRLDQETSGILLLARDRQTHRQLSQQFQQRLVNKIYEAILVGDVKGDRGTIELPLWGDPQNRPYQQVDWQRGKPSLTRFRVIARAENHTRVEFIPFTGRTHQLRVHAADAQGLGVTILGDRLYGCRAITSRLHLHARELTFQHPQSGNTLHLQAQTPF, translated from the coding sequence ATGGTAGTTCTCCATCTGCTTTCAGACTTCATCAACTGTAATAACTCCCCTATCAACGACTCACCCCCCAGTTATGACTACGAAGGGCGCTGTCCCCAAACTGGTGAACTGCTAAGACTACCCCGCACTCATTTAGCCGAAGCGATCGCCTCTGGTTTAATGCTACAACTGGCTAAAAATGACCTTTATAACTGTGAAGGCAAGATGTATGGGGTACTACTTGTTGAATTACCAACAGGCGAGCAAAGGGTTCTCAAAGCTTTCTCCGGGCTGCTAAATGGTCAAAGTCTAGTTGAGGGTTGGGTGCCGTCAATTCCGGGAAGAGACGAGGTTGCATCAGCAGAAGCCTACACTTTGGCTGAATTAGAGGCGATGAAGCAGGAACTGATGACACTAAAAGAATTGCCAGAACGACAGCAATATGCAACATTATCTCGTGAATTTGAGCAGCAGTTGCAGGCAATGAGCGATCGCCATCGAGATTGCAAACATCAACGACAGCAACAACGTCAACAAATTTGTGAAACACTCTCTCCAGAAGCACTCACAATCGCCCTGGAAGAACTCGACGCTGTTAGCCGTCAGCAGGGAATTGAACGACGACAATTTAAACGTCAACGGGATTTAATATTACAGCCACTGCAACAATTGATTGCAGCGGCAGATGCACGGATGCTGGAACTCAAACAAAGGCGGAAAGCACTATCCCGTCAACTCCAAGCACAAATGCACGCTGCTTACTCCCTGATGAATTTTTTGGGACAATCTTTATCATTGCAGCAATTGATACCAGGAGGTTCCATACCCACTGGTACAGGAGATTGTTGTGCTATAAAGCTACTGCACTATGCAGCCACACATCATCTAAAACCGCTGGCGATCGCAGAATTTTGGTGGGGTACATCATCAGCAAATCAAGATAAGATCCAAGGGGAATTTTATGGAGCTTGTGCAGAACGCTGTCAGCCATTGATGGGATTTTTACTTTCAGGTTTGAACAGAGAATTGGGGACTGCACTTCGACTTCGCTCAGTGCCCAGGGATTGGGGATTGGGGATTGCGAAGGGAGGAGATAAGTATCTGAGGGGAGAGATTCCCATTCTGTATGAAGATGAATGGCTGATTGCTGTCAACAAACCCCCAGGGTTACTTTCAGTACCTGGACGTTATTGCGATCGCCAAGATAGTGTTTTAAGTCGTTTACGTTGTATGTTACCTGATGGTGCAAATTTGACAACCGTCCATCGCCTGGATCAGGAAACATCTGGTATTTTATTACTGGCACGCGATCGCCAAACCCATCGTCAACTTAGTCAGCAATTTCAGCAGCGGTTAGTTAACAAAATTTACGAAGCTATACTTGTCGGTGATGTCAAAGGCGATCGCGGTACAATCGAATTGCCATTATGGGGAGATCCGCAAAATCGCCCTTATCAACAAGTCGATTGGCAACGTGGTAAACCTAGCTTAACTCGCTTTCGAGTGATAGCGAGGGCAGAAAATCACACCCGTGTAGAGTTTATTCCATTCACCGGACGTACCCATCAGCTAAGGGTTCACGCTGCCGATGCTCAAGGATTAGGTGTCACCATTTTAGGCGATCGCCTTTATGGATGTCGTGCCATTACTAGTCGGTTACATCTGCACGCCAGAGAACTTACCTTTCAACATCCCCAATCTGGAAACACCCTGCATCTCCAAGCACAAACACCTTTTTAA
- a CDS encoding carbonic anhydrase produces MSRINGFVGRRHFLKLAGLVTIAATAELSYGLLSNRKQAVIADVHSANPNPISADEAIKRLLDGNQRFIQQNRQYPDQSLARLQLVAKAQYPFAAILGCADSRIPTELIFDQGIGNLFVVRVAGNVASDMAIASLEYATSVLGSPLIVVLGHRRCGAVSAAIKNEILPGKLGLITESIKPAIARVKLTTGDINENAVIANIKYQLEKLRQSSILEPLLSAGKIKIVGAIYDIDTGKVSLSY; encoded by the coding sequence ATGAGTCGAATTAATGGATTTGTTGGGCGGCGGCATTTCTTAAAATTGGCTGGTTTAGTGACTATTGCAGCCACAGCAGAATTGAGTTATGGCTTGCTCTCAAATAGAAAGCAAGCAGTAATTGCTGATGTTCATTCAGCCAACCCAAATCCAATCAGTGCAGATGAAGCTATCAAACGCTTGCTTGATGGTAATCAAAGATTTATCCAGCAAAATCGTCAATATCCTGACCAATCATTAGCACGATTACAATTAGTTGCCAAAGCCCAGTATCCTTTTGCTGCTATATTAGGTTGTGCAGATTCTAGAATACCTACAGAATTAATTTTCGATCAAGGGATTGGGAATTTATTTGTGGTGCGAGTAGCTGGAAATGTTGCCAGTGATATGGCGATCGCTAGCCTAGAATATGCTACATCAGTCTTAGGTTCGCCGTTGATTGTCGTTTTGGGTCATAGAAGATGCGGCGCAGTGTCAGCAGCGATTAAAAACGAAATCCTGCCTGGTAAACTGGGTTTGATTACAGAGAGTATTAAACCAGCGATCGCCAGAGTTAAGTTAACGACTGGTGATATCAACGAGAATGCAGTCATAGCCAACATTAAATATCAGCTGGAAAAATTACGTCAAAGCTCAATATTAGAGCCACTACTCAGTGCAGGTAAAATAAAAATTGTCGGCGCTATTTACGATATCGATACTGGTAAAGTTTCTCTGAGCTATTAA
- a CDS encoding acetolactate synthase large subunit → MNTAELLVQCLENEGVQYVFGLPGEENLHVLEALKNSSIQFITTRHEQGAAFMADVYGRLTGKAGVCLSTLGPGATNLMTGVADANLDGAPLVAITGQVGTDRMHIESHQYLDLVAMFAPVTKWNKQIVRPSITPEVVRKAFKVAQTEKPGAVHIDVPENIAAMPVEGKALRKDNIQKTYAAFASIRAAAAAISQAVNPLILVGNGAIRAQASDAVTQFATQMNIPVANTFMGKGVIPYTHHLALWSVGLQQRDFITCGFDNTDLVIAIGYDLIEFSPKKWNSDGKIPIIHIAANSAETDSSYIPSIEVVGDISDSLNEILRLADRQGKSNPYAISLRGNIRADYEEHAHDDGFPIKPQKLIYDLRQVMGPDDIVISDVGAHKMWIARHYHCHSPNTCLISNGFAAMGIAIPGALAAKLVHPNRKVVAATGDGGFMMNCQELETALRVGTPFVTLIFNDGGYGLIEWKQENHFGPGHSSFVRFGNPDFVKLAESMGLKGYRVESATDLIPVLKEALAQDVPAVIDCPVDYRENRRFTQKAGDLNCGV, encoded by the coding sequence ATGAATACGGCAGAACTGTTAGTACAGTGTTTAGAGAATGAAGGGGTGCAATATGTTTTTGGACTCCCTGGCGAAGAAAACCTACACGTTTTAGAAGCACTAAAAAATTCTTCCATCCAATTTATTACTACCCGTCATGAACAGGGTGCAGCATTCATGGCAGATGTCTACGGACGTTTGACAGGAAAAGCAGGAGTTTGTCTTTCGACTCTTGGCCCTGGGGCAACAAATCTCATGACTGGAGTAGCAGATGCTAACCTCGATGGTGCGCCTTTAGTAGCAATTACTGGGCAAGTGGGAACCGATAGAATGCACATCGAATCCCATCAATATTTAGACTTGGTGGCCATGTTTGCTCCCGTAACTAAGTGGAATAAACAAATTGTCCGCCCAAGTATTACACCAGAAGTCGTGCGGAAAGCATTTAAGGTAGCACAAACCGAAAAACCCGGTGCAGTTCACATCGATGTGCCAGAAAATATTGCCGCTATGCCAGTAGAAGGCAAAGCATTACGTAAGGATAATATCCAAAAAACCTATGCAGCTTTTGCTAGTATTCGGGCAGCCGCAGCAGCAATTTCTCAGGCAGTTAACCCATTAATTTTAGTAGGAAATGGCGCTATCCGTGCCCAAGCTAGTGATGCTGTCACACAGTTTGCTACCCAGATGAATATTCCAGTTGCCAATACTTTTATGGGCAAAGGAGTTATCCCCTACACTCATCACCTAGCCTTGTGGTCAGTAGGTTTGCAGCAACGTGATTTCATCACTTGTGGTTTTGACAACACTGATTTAGTAATTGCTATTGGCTATGATTTAATCGAGTTTTCTCCCAAAAAATGGAATTCTGATGGCAAGATTCCCATTATTCATATTGCCGCCAATTCCGCTGAGACTGATAGTAGTTATATTCCCAGCATTGAAGTAGTCGGGGATATTTCTGATTCTCTCAATGAAATCTTAAGGTTAGCAGATAGACAAGGTAAATCCAATCCCTATGCTATTAGCTTACGGGGAAATATTCGCGCTGATTACGAAGAACATGCCCATGATGATGGTTTTCCCATTAAGCCACAAAAGTTAATTTATGACTTACGGCAAGTGATGGGGCCAGATGATATTGTCATCTCTGATGTCGGCGCACATAAAATGTGGATTGCCCGTCATTATCATTGTCATAGCCCCAATACTTGCTTGATTTCTAATGGCTTTGCAGCTATGGGTATTGCCATTCCTGGTGCTTTGGCGGCAAAACTCGTTCACCCTAACCGCAAAGTTGTGGCTGCAACTGGCGACGGTGGCTTTATGATGAATTGCCAAGAATTAGAAACAGCTTTGCGCGTTGGTACTCCCTTTGTCACCTTAATTTTTAATGATGGTGGCTATGGATTAATTGAGTGGAAGCAAGAAAATCATTTTGGTCCAGGACACTCATCTTTTGTCCGCTTTGGTAATCCTGATTTTGTCAAATTAGCTGAAAGCATGGGTTTAAAAGGTTATCGAGTTGAATCTGCTACTGATTTAATTCCCGTACTTAAAGAAGCCTTAGCTCAAGATGTACCTGCAGTGATTGATTGTCCTGTAGACTATCGGGAAAATCGTCGCTTTACACAAAAAGCCGGCGATTTGAATTGTGGTGTGTAA
- a CDS encoding carbonic anhydrase produces MTRINGFAGRRNFLKLLGVGSVGIGATAAGGILWREDLAIAQQPSNSNVVQKPQPVNPEAALKSLIEGNKRFVDGKRLNPNQSKLRLQETAIAQYPFAAILGCADSRVPAEIVFDQGLGDLFVVRVAGNVAAPEAIGSLEFATAVLGAQLIFVVGHARCGAVSAAVKGEPLPGRIGVFVEEIKPAVEIARNKTGNLEENSIIANVQYQAQKLEESSTILRNLIKESKLKIVGGRYDLATGKVTLVT; encoded by the coding sequence ATGACTCGAATTAATGGATTTGCTGGGCGGCGCAATTTTTTAAAGTTATTAGGTGTAGGTAGCGTGGGGATTGGAGCTACTGCAGCAGGCGGGATACTTTGGAGAGAAGATTTAGCTATTGCTCAACAACCATCTAATTCTAATGTTGTGCAAAAACCACAACCAGTCAATCCAGAAGCAGCTTTAAAAAGTTTGATTGAAGGAAACAAAAGGTTTGTTGATGGGAAGCGTCTTAATCCCAACCAATCAAAGTTGCGTTTACAAGAAACAGCTATAGCTCAATATCCTTTTGCTGCTATACTAGGTTGTGCTGATTCTAGAGTACCTGCGGAAATTGTTTTTGATCAGGGACTTGGGGATTTATTTGTGGTGCGAGTAGCGGGGAATGTTGCTGCACCAGAGGCAATAGGTAGCTTAGAATTTGCCACGGCTGTATTAGGCGCTCAATTGATTTTTGTTGTAGGTCATGCAAGATGCGGTGCAGTATCAGCCGCCGTCAAAGGTGAGCCACTCCCTGGAAGAATTGGTGTATTTGTTGAAGAAATTAAGCCAGCTGTCGAAATCGCGAGAAATAAAACTGGGAATTTAGAAGAAAATTCGATTATTGCTAATGTGCAATATCAAGCACAAAAGTTAGAAGAAAGCTCAACGATTTTAAGAAACTTAATCAAGGAAAGCAAGCTGAAAATTGTTGGTGGTCGTTACGACTTAGCTACCGGGAAAGTTACTTTAGTTACCTGA
- a CDS encoding BlaI/MecI/CopY family transcriptional regulator, protein MAPLPDYRPKQMSLGPLEAEILHIIWDLDSATVKDVHDRILTDPNRELAYTSVTTVLRRLTDKGWLSCDKKGRAFYWQPRLTKQQADVIKAHEQLQRFLAVGNPDVIAAFADSLDEAASEQIEAIAQRIQAARQAREET, encoded by the coding sequence ATGGCTCCTTTACCCGACTACCGCCCTAAACAAATGTCTTTAGGTCCCTTGGAAGCAGAAATTTTGCACATTATCTGGGATCTAGATTCGGCTACAGTCAAAGATGTACACGATCGCATCTTAACTGACCCCAACCGGGAATTAGCCTATACTTCTGTCACCACTGTCCTCCGTCGTCTTACTGATAAAGGTTGGTTGTCCTGTGATAAAAAAGGACGCGCCTTCTATTGGCAACCACGGCTGACAAAGCAGCAGGCAGATGTAATTAAAGCACACGAGCAATTGCAGCGATTTTTGGCAGTGGGAAACCCTGATGTGATTGCTGCCTTTGCAGATAGTCTGGATGAAGCAGCCAGCGAACAAATAGAAGCGATCGCTCAACGTATTCAAGCCGCACGTCAAGCCAGGGAGGAAACATGA
- the moeB gene encoding molybdopterin-synthase adenylyltransferase MoeB, protein MLNPNLDEIQLTKDDYERYSRHLILPEVGLEGQKRLKAASVLCIGTGGLGSPLLLYLAAAGIGRIGIVDFDVVDTSNLQRQVIHGTSWVNKPKIESAKNRIHEINPYCQVDLYETRLSAENALDILQPYDIIVDGTDNFPTRYLVNDACVLLNKPNVYGSIFRFEGQATVFNYEDGPNYRDLYPEPPPPGLVPSCAEGGVLGILPGIIGVIQATETVKIIIGKGNTLSGRLLLYNALDMKFRELKLRPNPIRPVIEKLIDYEQFCGIPQAKAEEAKQQMEIQEMTVLELKELLDSDADDFVLLDVRNPNEYDIAKIPGSVLVPLPDIENGNGVAKVKEILNGHRLIAHCKMGGRSAKALGILKEAGIVGTNVKGGITAWSREVDSSVPEY, encoded by the coding sequence ATGCTCAATCCCAATCTGGATGAAATTCAGTTAACTAAAGACGATTACGAACGCTATTCTCGCCACCTGATTTTGCCAGAAGTTGGACTAGAAGGGCAAAAGCGTCTTAAGGCTGCTAGCGTATTGTGTATCGGTACAGGTGGACTCGGTTCGCCACTACTGTTATATTTAGCAGCCGCAGGTATCGGACGCATCGGCATTGTTGACTTCGATGTTGTCGATACTTCCAACCTGCAACGCCAAGTAATTCACGGTACATCCTGGGTAAATAAACCCAAGATTGAATCAGCAAAAAACCGCATTCATGAGATTAACCCCTATTGTCAGGTTGATTTGTACGAAACTCGTCTGAGTGCAGAAAATGCCCTAGATATTCTCCAGCCTTACGACATCATCGTGGATGGTACCGATAACTTCCCCACTAGATATCTCGTCAATGATGCTTGTGTATTGTTGAATAAGCCTAACGTCTACGGTTCCATTTTCCGCTTTGAAGGGCAAGCTACCGTATTTAACTATGAAGATGGCCCCAATTATCGTGATTTATACCCTGAACCACCACCACCAGGGTTAGTTCCCTCTTGTGCAGAAGGTGGGGTATTAGGAATATTACCTGGGATTATTGGTGTGATCCAGGCTACGGAAACAGTCAAAATTATTATTGGCAAGGGTAACACCCTCAGCGGGCGATTACTGCTGTATAACGCCTTAGACATGAAATTCCGGGAGTTGAAACTGCGTCCTAACCCGATTCGCCCAGTCATTGAAAAACTGATAGACTACGAACAATTCTGCGGTATCCCCCAAGCCAAAGCAGAGGAGGCGAAACAGCAAATGGAAATTCAAGAAATGACGGTGTTGGAGTTGAAAGAATTGCTAGATAGCGATGCGGATGATTTCGTGCTGCTAGATGTCCGCAACCCCAATGAGTATGATATTGCCAAGATTCCTGGTTCCGTGTTGGTGCCTTTACCTGATATCGAAAATGGGAATGGCGTTGCTAAAGTGAAAGAAATACTCAACGGACACCGCTTAATAGCTCATTGTAAGATGGGCGGACGTTCTGCCAAAGCCCTCGGCATCCTCAAAGAAGCAGGGATTGTGGGGACGAATGTTAAAGGCGGAATCACTGCTTGGAGTCGAGAAGTAGATTCTTCCGTTCCAGAGTATTAA
- a CDS encoding four helix bundle protein — protein MTDFREIKEWEKAHQLTVDVYEVTKYFPEEELQGLTQQIRLACAAIPIKIAQGCDRENRSEKVSFLQLAKDSATEVEYYLLLAYELEMLEAVDYDRLVSGVVEVKELLECLIEKLSRNF, from the coding sequence ATGACAGACTTTAGAGAAATCAAAGAGTGGGAAAAAGCCCATCAACTCACAGTTGACGTTTATGAGGTGACTAAATATTTTCCAGAAGAGGAATTACAAGGGTTAACGCAACAAATTCGTTTGGCTTGTGCCGCTATCCCCATTAAAATTGCTCAAGGATGCGATCGCGAAAATCGCAGTGAAAAAGTGAGTTTTCTGCAATTGGCCAAGGACTCAGCAACTGAGGTAGAGTATTATCTCTTGCTTGCTTACGAGTTAGAGATGCTGGAAGCGGTTGATTACGATCGCCTTGTTAGTGGTGTTGTAGAAGTGAAAGAATTGCTGGAGTGTTTGATTGAAAAGTTGAGTCGGAATTTTTGA
- a CDS encoding TenA family protein, producing the protein MLQTIAQILRDEHQSWAIAALNHPFVQGIGDGTLAQHKFAYYVGQDAFFLEAFARAYSVAAAKAPDWEAFVIFHDLADGVLQELRLHQGYAAQWNVNLQNVKPDVATRRYTDFLMAIAWGKEIGITAAAMLPCMKLYAFLGQELAKKGIPDHVYSDWIRTYTSGEFEALVEQLEKLVNQYAVLNQEIQSTYAYAMQCEVDFFQGAWAIG; encoded by the coding sequence ATGCTGCAGACAATAGCACAAATATTAAGGGATGAGCATCAATCATGGGCGATCGCCGCGTTGAACCATCCTTTTGTCCAGGGCATTGGCGACGGTACCTTAGCGCAGCACAAATTTGCCTACTACGTGGGGCAAGATGCCTTTTTCTTGGAAGCATTTGCCAGAGCTTATAGTGTGGCAGCAGCGAAAGCACCAGACTGGGAAGCGTTTGTAATTTTTCACGACTTAGCGGATGGAGTTCTACAAGAATTGCGTTTACATCAGGGCTATGCAGCCCAGTGGAATGTCAATCTTCAAAATGTAAAACCTGATGTTGCCACCCGACGATATACCGATTTTCTCATGGCGATCGCATGGGGTAAAGAAATTGGCATAACCGCAGCAGCGATGTTGCCCTGTATGAAGCTTTATGCTTTTTTGGGGCAAGAACTAGCAAAAAAAGGTATCCCAGATCATGTGTATTCCGATTGGATTCGCACTTATACTAGTGGAGAGTTTGAAGCACTGGTAGAGCAGTTGGAAAAATTAGTCAATCAATATGCAGTATTAAATCAGGAAATCCAATCAACTTATGCCTATGCGATGCAATGTGAGGTAGATTTTTTTCAAGGCGCATGGGCGATTGGGTAG
- a CDS encoding ABC transporter ATP-binding protein, with protein MTIEYLLEVKNVHAGYIKDVDILQGVNFRVEPGELVTVIGPNGAGKSTLAKTIFGLLTPHTGTISFKNENIAGLKSNQIVQRGMCYVPQIANVFPSLSVEENLEMGAFVRNVPLEPLKAKIFTMFPRLSDRRRQRAGTLSGGERQMLAMGKALMLEPSLLLLDEPSAALSPNLVTQVFDQIKQINQGGTAIVLVEQNARKALEMADRGYVLESGRDAISGPGQELLHDPKVGELYLGAGKKQ; from the coding sequence ATGACTATTGAATATTTATTAGAAGTTAAAAATGTCCATGCCGGATATATCAAAGATGTAGATATATTGCAAGGTGTAAATTTTCGGGTGGAACCAGGGGAATTAGTCACAGTGATTGGCCCCAACGGCGCTGGTAAATCAACTTTAGCAAAAACCATTTTTGGACTATTAACCCCTCATACAGGTACTATTTCCTTCAAAAATGAGAATATCGCTGGGCTAAAGTCAAATCAAATCGTCCAGCGGGGAATGTGCTATGTACCACAAATTGCTAATGTTTTTCCTTCCCTCAGTGTCGAAGAAAACTTAGAAATGGGTGCTTTTGTCCGTAACGTTCCCCTTGAACCACTCAAAGCTAAAATTTTTACCATGTTCCCTAGATTAAGCGATCGCCGTCGGCAACGCGCTGGCACACTTTCCGGAGGGGAACGCCAGATGTTAGCTATGGGCAAAGCTTTGATGTTGGAACCTAGTTTACTACTTTTAGATGAACCTTCCGCTGCTTTATCTCCCAATCTAGTAACACAAGTGTTTGACCAAATCAAGCAAATTAACCAGGGAGGTACAGCGATCGTTTTAGTCGAACAAAATGCCCGCAAAGCCTTAGAAATGGCTGATCGTGGCTACGTCTTAGAATCTGGACGCGATGCTATCTCAGGCCCAGGTCAAGAATTATTGCATGATCCTAAAGTAGGTGAACTGTATCTAGGCGCAGGGAAGAAACAGTGA